Genomic segment of Candidatus Acidiferrales bacterium:
CCCGCTCGCCATTGCCACCACGGTGGGCTTCTCGGTCGGTGTCGGCATCTTCTTCGGCTACTACCCCGCCCGCAAAGCCTCCCAGCTCGACCCCATCGAAGCGCTGCGGTACGAATAAAGTGGGAAAACGGAACTTCTCTCTGGTTTCAGGTTTCAGGTTCCAGGTTACTGGTTCCTATTTTCTATTTTCTTATTTCTATGTTCGGTTCTGCGCCCCTTGGCCGTGATCCTGCCTCAGGGTAAACTGCTCGGCGAATTCATCTTGAAGGAGCAAACATAATGACTCCAGCGAAGACAGCAAGGATGCGACGACTGCTCATGGTTGTTTTGGTGTTGCTCGCCTTTGCCCAGATCGGGCAGGTGCGTCCAAGTGCTGGTGGCGGGCAAGCCGGTGGCGAGCCGCGGCAGGCCCCGCCACAGGCGGGGCAGGCTTCGACAAAGCCCTTTCGCATCTTGCTGGCGAATGACGACGGGATCCAGGCGCCGGGATTGCTGGCGCTCTATCAAGCGCTCTCGCCGATCGCCGAGGTGACGGTGGTGGCGCCCGCTGCCGATCAGAGCGGCGTGGGCCATGGACTCACCTACCGGACTCCCATCCTGGTCAGCGAGCAAATGCGCCAAGGCAGGACCTGGTATGCGGTGGAGGCGCTGCCGGCCACCTGCGTGCGGCTGGGGCTTGCTGCCCTGCTGAAGGAGAGGCCGGACCTGGTGGTTTCCGGGATCAACCGCGGGGCGAATCTCGGACTGGTGAGTTACTTCTCGGGAACGTGTGGTGCCGCCCGCGAAGCTGCTTTCAGCGGCATCTCGGCCATCGCGGTATCGCTCGATTCCTCTCCGCGCCCCGATTCTATCGGGGCGAGCATGGACTACAAACCAGCGGCGCAGTTCACCCGGCGCGTGGTCGAGCTGATTCGGCTCAAAGGCGGACTTCCACCGGGTATCTGGCTCAACATCAATTATCCGTCCGGTCTTGCCAGGGGCGCGCGCGTCGCGCGACAGAGCGTCAAAGCGCAAGAGCAGACCTACGAAGAGCGCCGCAGTCCTCGCGGGCAACGCTATTTCTGGAGCATGTATAAGCCGGTCGAGTCGGATGAGCCGGATACCGACGTCGCGGCCTTGCGCGAAGGCTATGCCTCGATCACCCCCATGCAGCTCGACCAGACTTCTGCCACCATGAGGCCCAAGATGGAAGAATGGTTTCGAGAGTGGGCGGGTGGCTCGGAAAAGGGTTCGAGGCTGTTCACGTTCTGAACAGGCTTAGCTTTGCGCAGTATGGACGGATAGAGGGCTTTTTGCTATATTTGCTCGTTGTCGCTAGGCCTTCCCCCACCGATTTCAACCAAGGTGGGAACCATTCCATACAGCTTGAGAACAGGATTCGACAGCGCTACCCGTCGAACCAAACCTACGACGGGCTTGGCCTGTTCTCGCCCTCTTTCCTTACTGCTCTGGTGTCTCCTTTGGGCATCCCCCGGCGCGGCCCAGTGCTTTGAGTATGACCAGGGGACCCCGGTCCAATCGGGGCTCCCGGAGCAAAGCAAACCTGGCTTAACCGAGCCGGCCTCGATCTTGCCGGAGGACAGCGCCCCGATAAGATCGGGGCCTCAAAAGGAACGGCAGGTCACTTCCTGGCAACGTCTTCCGCACAACCTGCTGGCCGATCAAAAGGCGATATGGAGCAAGCCAGCCCGCTTAAACCGGGGCGATGGGAAGTTTCTGCTCCCTCTCGCCGCCGTCTTCGCCGGGCTGGTGGCCAGCGATCAACACGTGGCTCGCTCTTTGAGTGATGGCCCGCCGGGAACCGGTTATGCCTTCAGCAAACGTGTCTCGCAGTTTGGTTCGTTAGCCACCGATATGGGTGTTGCCGGTGCCTTCTACGGTTTCGGCAAGTGGCGCCGCAACCCCTATGCCGCGGACACCGGCATTTTGGCGACGCAGGCGCTCCTGAACACAATCGTCATAGTCGAGTTTCTCAAGACGGCCTCGCGGAGGGAGCGCCCGACGATGGCCGACGGGCAGGTGATGTTGGATAATGCTCAGGGCCGGTTTGAGGCGGGTGGCCGTTCGTTTCCGTCGGGTCACGCTGCCCATGCCTGGGCGCTGGCGTCAGTGATTGCCCATCGCTATCCCCGCCGTTGG
This window contains:
- the surE gene encoding 5'/3'-nucleotidase SurE translates to MTPAKTARMRRLLMVVLVLLAFAQIGQVRPSAGGGQAGGEPRQAPPQAGQASTKPFRILLANDDGIQAPGLLALYQALSPIAEVTVVAPAADQSGVGHGLTYRTPILVSEQMRQGRTWYAVEALPATCVRLGLAALLKERPDLVVSGINRGANLGLVSYFSGTCGAAREAAFSGISAIAVSLDSSPRPDSIGASMDYKPAAQFTRRVVELIRLKGGLPPGIWLNINYPSGLARGARVARQSVKAQEQTYEERRSPRGQRYFWSMYKPVESDEPDTDVAALREGYASITPMQLDQTSATMRPKMEEWFREWAGGSEKGSRLFTF
- a CDS encoding phosphatase PAP2 family protein, whose protein sequence is MPEDSAPIRSGPQKERQVTSWQRLPHNLLADQKAIWSKPARLNRGDGKFLLPLAAVFAGLVASDQHVARSLSDGPPGTGYAFSKRVSQFGSLATDMGVAGAFYGFGKWRRNPYAADTGILATQALLNTIVIVEFLKTASRRERPTMADGQVMLDNAQGRFEAGGRSFPSGHAAHAWALASVIAHRYPRRWSIVLPSYGLAGMVSVSRMTARKHFPSDIVVGAALGYFIGRHVAHRDTAMPAKSRRVQVSLLPSPAPQGGYAATLHLEF